The region attgtcaatatactgCAGAAAGCCcttcatcctctgaatgctctaggtcagtggttctcaaatgggggtacatgagattttaaaatatacatttaaaaagtagcatccatgcaaaaaacctttaaaaataattatttaataaatattttaggaaaatataagtataagttcataacattaattttatattcagtaggctattcagtttcattctcctaaaaacccagagtgtcccccctaccaggatggttggacccaacctgtcatatgccacctggcatcacctgtcaatcacttgaaaactcaaaggtGGAGttgtggttgaagcgtagcagttagagctttaaatggttatatggtcactgtttttactacattagtttgaatcactacattttagtgatgagaaatatttgcaataaattaagtcatggattattaacatttaaaatgtttgaaatagttgtgtttttttaatgtgtgtttttaagtcgatttttttttcaaccaaaaatgctttgccctggttagggggtacttggctgaaaaatatttcacaggggctacatcactgaaaaaaggttgagaaccactggtgtaGGTCTCTTGTTTGTggttgtgattatcctagaggtcacagcagctcattttatacactgaggtcaagtttcacTGACTAATATAAGTGATACCCGGCCttccagtcatacccgatttatgcaactcacagactgtaaaaacaaaacaaaacaaaaaacatgtcatGTTGTCAGGCTAAattgggcatgtctgtaaagacgAGAGTGGTGGGTTGAGGTTATTTAAAGTGGTATTAGGATGGTTTAGGTGGTATTTTGATATAATTAGTCGGCATTCAGGTTTTCGCTGATTTGGGGATTATTTAAAGTGGCTTAAATGTTTATGGGGGTTTAAAAGTTTAATCTGTTAAAGGTGGTAATGGGGTTTCTAAGgtgaaattgtgtgtgtgtgtgtgtgtgtgtgtagcgtcTCTGCTCAAAGGTCTAAAACACGCCAACATCGTCGTCCTCCATGACATCATTCACACCCGAGAGTCTCTGACCTTCGTCTTTGAATACGTGGTGAGAAACATGCTGGGGTCAGCCTGTGGGGGGCACTGCAGGGATACTGGGGTCAAAACAGCAGTTTAACTTATATGTAAtacataataactttattttaaagaaatgatCCATTATTCAATGAATCCatgaaatgtaatgaaataataaGAAACAAAGTTAGTTTAGTTCtgttttctgatgtgttttttcttcttctggtgTTTTTGCAGCAGACAGACCTGGCCCAGTATCTAAGACAGCACCCCGGAGGACTGCACTCACACAACGTCCGGGTCGGTTCATACCTCAAACACAAAACCTCCAGATCAGTTCATATCTGAAACACGCATTGGTTTGAGATGTTCTTAAGGTTTctggtagcctgggtatacccatgctgccttgcgcgctcaatttcattttgaactgcaaggcagcatggtgtCCATGTCCGATTTTTAGCTCTGCTATTGGTATCCAatcagaacggggagggacggcaagacgatgacgcgtactattggacagatggaagcttgtagtttgctaacggatccaacatggctgcagcagacgccaagctctctttggatctagctgttgacagtgttctagatagtttagagccaaagtttattttaaaagaagaacaacgtttggctttacactcctttatcaccaccaaaaaggatgttttagccttgcttccaacaggatttggcaaaagcctaatctaccaactagccccgttagtggctaagctaacggGATTTAGCGAGACCCCGGTCGTTGTGGTCGCCTTGCCATTGATCGCCTTGATGgagggttgttgttgttgtttctttggaAAAATATATGTCTGAAGAGTGTGCATATGTAGAGTGTCCGTCTTCCTTCATATATATCTTGCACAAACGGCAATAATCGTTCGGCGCCATCGTGTAAACATCAGTCTTCTTCTTCCTTGATGCTTCCTCGTCAAATTTCTATCgtctctacatacgtcatctggtataactgatacgattggctaagaggtatgtacagacgcttatgatagacattcgtatcgcccaataaacggctctggacgatcgtaaaccacacctcctctacggagaaatgaataggtggtctaaAGACTATATCtaatttgtgatatagtctggtgttagccaggctaggtttCTGGTGGTTTTaaagctttaaccctctggagtctccaaaagctccaaatccagacttgttgcctccatccagactagaaaacaaagcagcgtggagccctactgtaagtttacctctaaagttctggctgtaaactccatgaggccagtttcagtttgatgatgatatacaaagtaaaactggagacaagctcaaatatatttagtataaaatgatagaacttatatgttatatttgacaactttgttcacatttgcaacatttaaaattctttattgagcatgatagtgttttgaaagttaaaaaaagattcaaaatcacattttatgttggactaaaggactaaaaaagaaacaaaatgacaaaaaaagacataaaattacaaaaaaagacacaaggggcgtcccggtggctcacactggtagagcgtgtaccattaaggctgCGTCCTTCCTGCGGTGGACCCGGgctcgaatccggcctgaggtccttTTGCCGCATCtactcccctctgtctccccctttctatctatcactttcaataaagcaaaaatgcccaaaaaataatcttaaaataaaagaaagacacaaaatgactaaaaaaagacacaaaatgaccaaaaagacacaaaatgacacaaaatgacttaaaaaagacacaaaattactaaaaaaaaaaagacacagaaagacaaaatgactgaaaaaagacacaaaatgaccaaaaaagacactaaatgagaaGACGgaataaccataaaaaaaacacataagacacaaaatgacccaaaaaagacacaaaatgtcccaaaaaaagacacaaaataactaacaaagatagaataacagacacaaaatgaccaaaaaagacacaaaaaagacacaaatgaccaaaaaagacacaaaatgacttacaaagacacgaaaaggattaaaaaatggacaaaatagcctgtTTTTAAGctagttttatttgttttttaaggtgGTATTTAGGTTTAAGgtgttgtctgttgttgttgcagctctTCATGTTCCAGCTGCTGCGAGCTCTCTGCTACATCCACAGCCGGAGGATCCTCCACAGAGACCTGAAGCCTCACAACCTGCTCATCAGCTACCTGGGAGAACTGAAGATGGCAGACTTTGGTCAGGAACGCCACTTACAGAGGcacaaatgtcaaatatcttgGGGACTTTCATAAAGTGTCTCACCTGCTTCTGTTTCTGGGTTCAGGTCTGGCTCGGTCCAAGTCCATCCCCAGTCAGACCTTCTCCTCCGAGGTGGTGACGCTGTGGTACCGCCCCCCCGACGTCCTGCTGGGCTCCACAGATTACTCCACCGCTCTGGACATGTGGTCAGCATACGTCTTCATCAACTTTTAGGACCTTTATTGTTCATGTCTGCTATATTTCTTCACATGATGATTGTTTCATTGTTGAATCAACGTGTCTGTGACCAGGGGAGCAGGCTGTATCTTCGTAGAGATGCTGCAGGGGACTCCAGCGTTCCCGGGAGTCACTGATGTCTTCGAACAACTACAGAAGATCTGGacagtcagtttttttttactgttattattattatttttaatatcatAATTACTCCTACTACTTTTTCGATTTTGaatattactgttattttttattattatttattttattactgttatttttctattatttattttattactattattttaaatattgtttttattatattattattactgttattttattagtactattatttatataatattattatttttattgttatattttataaagaagGAAAggtgttttcttcttttgaatTCAATTATATTGAATTAATAAGGAACATTTAATCCAACTTTTATTTGTTGGATTAGcaaatgattaataataataataataataataataataataatgattattattataatcattattattatgggttttataataatagtaataataataataataataataataataataataataataatggttttattaaattggacagaaaattaaaaaaaaagtaaatggacATTTTAAATAAGAGTCTTGTGTCCCTGGAGGTCCTGGGCGTCCCCTCTGAAGACAGCTGGCCTGGAATCAGCCAGCTGCCCAATTATAAACCAGGTCAGTAAACCCCCAGCAGCCAATCCggacatcattttttattttatttttttattgatcataatatatatttcaatCAATAAATCAGTCCGTTTTGTTTAAATCCTTATTTTCTTTTACTCATtaactttttcaaaatgtaCTATTATTTATGAAATTCCTGACTGTAATTTTGTACAATCAGTATTTCGtatcttattattattggtcatataaataaatattttttttaattttggtattaaatcatttatttcattttttttcccttaatctattttttatttgtgtattttcttttgagtatagtatttttttataatgtcttttagtgtgttttaaaaaaaataattcatcatatattttcatattgtttgttaaaaataatttgagtgTCTGTGTGAACAGTTCATTCAATAATTCATACTGGATTTTGaatattactgttatttttttatttgttatttttttaaactattattataaatgttgtttttattattattattattattattattattatcataattactactactactttttctattttgaatattactgttatattttttatctattattataaatattgttcttttggGTATAGTATTTTTATAATGTCTTTtagtgtgttttaaaaaaaataattcatcatatattttcattcatcatatattttcatattgttttttaaaaataatttgagcGTCTGTGTGAACAGCTCATTCAATAATTCATACTGGATTTTGaatattactgttattttttttatttgttattttttaaaactattattataaatgttgtttttattatattattattatcttatcattattattattattattattgttattattttatttttttagtatcaTAATTACTAAAATTACTAATTACTTTAATATGTCAGACATGGGATTAATCACTGATTGATAGATGAGCTGTCTGCAGTGTATCacaccaccagggggcgacatcacacaataacacatgaaACTCAACAGATGATCAATGTGGAAACACTTTAAATTGTTTTCTTCTTGGACATTTggacagaaaagaagaaagagtgAGATCAGCAGCTTTATGATGACGCTAGGTTTAAATTCAGAGGATTACTGAAAGATTTCCAACcagtttctctgtttgttttctgttcacAGAGTGGTTCCTCCACTCCAAACCCAAACAGCTCAGGACCGTTTGGAAAAGGTGCAGTTTAATCATTTTAccatgttggtaacactttatattagggaacacatattcaacattaattagttgcttattagcatgcaaataagtaacatatttgctcttaattagtcattattaagtagttattaatgccttattctgcatggccttattatacaaccagtaagccattaactaagagttttccctcaataacctcagaattattgctaattagtagtaagtaagctagttgttgtatatgagttatgattttaatatgctttactttgtagactaacattggcgcaaagtgatctttttattttaaagatgatatttttatttttttatttattgtaatatatatttcaatCAATAAATCAGTCCATTTTGTTTAaatccttattttattttattcattaactttttcaaaatgtactattttttatgaaattcCTGACTCTAATATTGTACATTCAGTATTTAGtatcaatttattttcttattattattggtcaatttgtcaattattttgatattgtatcatttatttgatttttttttccttcatctatttttatttgtgtattttctttagtAGTTTTTATAATGttctttttaaaacactttcatttttcatatcatattgtgttttaaaaaatcatttgaaAGTCTTCATGAAAGTCGTTCACCACtatagagacttataaagtccaaacaaagtaaagcatagtaagatcataactcatacacaacaacttccttacttactactaataaccAATAATTCTGatgttattgagggaaaactcttagttaatgtctcactggttgtataataaggccatgcagaataaggcagtaataactacttaataatgactaattaagagccaatatagtgaattcgggtaatgtgggacactttttgcaattttgactttgttatatttttctaaatttaaaaatattttatgtaatttcagtcacatgacacccatggtagaccaatagtaaaggttttgatgactatatttactttaagcaggaaataaaccagccaaaccaagtgtcccacattacccgaatccaccctatgttacttatttgcatgctaataagcaactaattaatgttgaatatgtgttacCAATATGTTTTATTGACTAGCCAATAAAGCATGTTAGCACTGAGCCTGCTGTGTGGATCTTGATTAGGTTGGAACAGCTGCCCTATAAGACCGAGGACCTGATCCAGAGGATGTTGAAGGTGGTCCCTACAGACCGGATCTCAGCACAGGAGTCCATGCAGCACCCGTACTTCAGCACGCTGCCTCCACCCATCATGCACCTGAGAGACAGTAAGACCTCCACCtggggctgcacgattatggccaaaatgataatcatgattattttgatcaatattgtaatcacgatcaTTAATCACGATTTATTCATCATGTTCGGGAACACATCAaaatttttattgcactacttttaaacaaacaataggaataGTTTttagtgtgaacaggaatgtgGAAGAGTCTACAAAAACGTACAAGTTGTTTCATATATGTGTGGAAACCAGACTGGAAAATATCCGCATGATGTTTTTACAGTCATTTAATGTGCAGAATGTTGCTTCATGTGGGATCAGGACTCTGTACATACTGTACAGGCTGATGTTGTTAGTCAGAGATGCAGAAAGGAgacatttaaagagaaaaatattctGACTGTCCCTCTGTGATAATGCCAGCCAGTATTGAAACCTTTTCAGTGTTTacttcaagttttttttcaacaatgttTAGTTAAGTTTAGTTAAGTTTAGCTAAAACTCATCACTGTGTTTTATTCAGTAAAGTGAATTGGCCATCTCTATATGTGCGCCGGCTCAGCCATTGGTACCAGTTAATTTATAGGGCTATTCTTCAGATGACTCCATCTTATTTATCTTCCCTTTTAACCGTGAACAATAGGGCCTACAGTCTCCGCTCCCAGGACTTTTATCATCTTAAGGTTCCTAATGTCAGAACAGAGTTAGGGAAGAAAGCTTTTAGATTTTCAGCTCTGAATACTTGGAACTTATTACAACAAGAGCTCAAACTCCAAAGCCTGATATcactaaatgttttcaaatccaTGTCAAAttccatcacatccagacttcAGGAGTGTAGATGTTTTATTTGAGTGCAAActcttttaaccatttttttttcaattcaattgtttttgtatgtatttgtattgttgaCCAATGTTTGTGACTATGTGTTGAAACGTTCTATGTGCTGCcgttcttggccaggtctcccttgaaaaagagatctTGGATCTCAATGGGACaaaacctggttaaataaaggttaaaaaaaaaaaaaaaaaaattattctaaCACTATGAATTGAGGATCCTTTAAAGACAGTTAAATTACcaagtagggctgcacgattttggccaaaatgataatcacagttattttgatcaatattgtaatcacgattattcatcatgttagggaaaacatctgtatttttattgcactacttttaaacaaacaataggaacagtttttagtgtgtgcttgttgtaaacaaacagagatcgctaagtgaacacctcctgtagcagcagcacatacacactgtactgctacagataactgttagcctgttagcaatttgcagactggacgctaaggggttaacatcccctccggctctgcagctgggaaagactgctgcaggaggactgtgcagCTTTGACTCGTTCTCGCCCCCCATGgtttgttaagaagagtaagaacgagtctccaaaagtctccaataacaccagtaaaagtcgctggatttgtctcgcttttttgaaaaatagttgctaaggaggtctgaaaagacactaaatatagcatcaaagttgctaagttggcaacactgcttaatcgtggcggccaaaatcgtgatcacgattaaaattcgattcATTGTGCAGCCGTACATGCTAACAGGGCTACATGCTAACACAGCATGTGACAGACCACCCCCACTTCCCCCGAAAAAGCTTATCTCCTTCTTCTATCTGTTTTTCCAGCAGTGTCCATTTTCAAGGTGCCCGGCGTTCGTCTGGAGACAGAGGTCAGAGACATCTTCAACCCTGGAAGGAGGGTCAGGCCCTCCCTGCTGCCCACTGCCAAGTGCTGGT is a window of Centropristis striata isolate RG_2023a ecotype Rhode Island chromosome 24, C.striata_1.0, whole genome shotgun sequence DNA encoding:
- the cdk15 gene encoding LOW QUALITY PROTEIN: cyclin-dependent kinase 15 (The sequence of the model RefSeq protein was modified relative to this genomic sequence to represent the inferred CDS: deleted 1 base in 1 codon), translating into MKRYKANQELTKRGAVGDFLIRNSESSLDPDQSHSGSQPHWFHTLQVRRFRVQRGRSNSDPLGGNTCEDHFTWKPGLQFGAAHSYLSLEKLGEGAYASVYKGISRINGQLVALKVIRMKTEEGIPFTAIREASLLKGLKHANIVVLHDIIHTRESLTFVFEYVQTDLAQYLRQHPGGLHSHNVRLFMFQLLRALCYIHSRRILHRDLKPHNLLISYLGELKMADFGLARSKSIPSQTFSSEVVTLWYRPPDVLLGSTDYSTALDMWGAGCIFVEMLQGTPAFPGVTDVFEQLQKIWTVLGVPSEDSWPGISQLPNYKPEWFLHSKPKQLRTVWKRLEQLPYKTEDLIQRMLKVVPTDRISAQESMQHPYFSTLPPPIMHLRDTVSIFKVPGVRLETEVRDIFNPGRRVRPSLLPTAKCW